DNA sequence from the Paenibacillus azoreducens genome:
TGTACGGCCTTTCCCCGCTCCCCCATCAGGTGGACACGGCGCGCAGGGTGCTGTTTGAAATGTCCGGCAGAGCGATTTTGGCCGATGAGGTCGGACTTGGCAAAACCATCGAGGCAGGCCTGATTTTAAAAGAATATATCATTCGCGGCCTCGTATCCAAAGTATTGATTCTCGTGCCGGCTTCTCTAGTGCTGCAGTGGGTGCGCGAGCTAAACAGCAAATTCGGCATTCCCGCCGTTGCCCAAAAAAAAGCCTACACCTGGCATTCCGATATTGTCGTCGCTTCGATCGATACGGCGAAACGCGACCCGCACAAGGATTTTCTGCTGGAACAGGAATATGACATGCTGATCATCGATGAAGCCCATAAACTGAAAAACAAAAAAACGACAAACTATCAATTCATCCAAAAGCTGCGGAAGAAATACTGCCTGCTCTTGACGGCAACTCCGGTGCAAAATGACATGACCGAGCTGTTTAATCTGATCACCTTGCTCAAACCCGGACAGCTAGGCCGCCAAGGAGACTTTGCCACCAATTTCGTAGTCGGAAAAAGACAGCCGAAAAATCAGGAACAGCTTAAAGACGAACTGGCCAAAGTAATGATCCGCAATCGCCGCGGCGAAGGCCCGGTTCATTTTACAAAACGCCATGTAAGCAATGTCAGTCTGCAGCTGTCGCCTGAGGAGCAGGCGCTGTATGACGGCGTGACGAACTTCGTGAAGGAACAATACCAGGCCTCCGGCGGCAATCTAAGCAGCATGCTGTCGCTTGTTACCTTGCAGCGGGAAGTATGCAGCAGCCGTGACGCCGTATTTCTGACGCTTGTGAATCTCTCCAAAAAAATTCCGGACGAGTCGCCGCTTACAGCCAAGGTCTGGGAACTGGTAAATGCGATTAAAGCAATCCAAGCCAATACCAAAGCCGAAAAAACGATCGAACTGATCCGGCAGATGGACGATAAGGTGATCGTGTTCACCGAATACCGCGCCACCCAGGAATATTTGCTGCAATATTTTCAGAAGCACGGCCTCATTTGCGTACCCTACCGGGGAGGCATGAACCGCGGCAAAAAGGACTGGATGATGGATTTATTCAAAGGGCGCGCCCAAGTCATGATCGCCACCGAAGCCGGCGGCGAAGGCATTAATCTGCAATTTTGCCACCATATGATCAATTTCGACCTGCCATGGAACCCTATGCGGGTAGAGCAGCGGATCGGACGGGTGCATCGCCTTGGACAGCAAAACGACGTAAAAATCTACAATCTGTCCACCACCGGTACCATCGAAGAGCATATTCTGCATCTGCTGCATGAAAAAATCAATATGTTCGAAATGGTCATCGGCGGCCTCGATGTCATTCTCGAACGTTTTGAAAAAAAGGAATCTTTCGAAAAAAGCTTGTACAAGCTGTTTCTGGAATCTGAGTCCAACGAGGAAATCCGGCAAAAGGTCGACACGCTCGGACAAACCCTCGGTCAAATCAAACAGCAGGTGGATTACGAATCGGAAAACATAAAAGAGGAGGAAGCATAACATGGCCTTGTCGACGCAGCAGGTCCGGGAGCATATGCTGACTTATCTTGAGGGTACGGGATGCCAGATCATCGAGACATCGCCGCATCATGTGACGGTCAAACTGTCCCCGCAAGCGGACAGACAGTTGACCAACCGGCCCTATTACTGGGGATTCGTCGACCGGACCGGCGCGGAAGCCGAGACACTCTCCTTCACGTTTGTATTCGACCCGGAGCAATACGACCAAAACGAGCAGAAAAGAGCAGCCGATCCCGCGGACAAGCTTCTTTCACGGTATTACGGCGCAGCACCGGTGCTGCCTCAGATCGGGCCGGGACGTATTCAGCGCGAGGACGTAACCTACGGCAGCAGCAGACTGCAGCAAATCTGGAATGCCGCGCGCCAGGAAGGCTTCTGCCTGTATCTGTTCGAACAGCCGCCTTCGCTTCAGCGTGAAACGCTGTTTTCCGCGGCGTACGAACCATGGCTCGGAGTTTGTTTCAAGGCGGAAATGTCCTGCGACGTCAAAAAGGAAGAACTGCATTTTATCGGCATATCGCTTGTCACCGGGCAGATCATTACCCCTTTTCCTGACAGGTTAAGAGGCGTGACCCTCAGCCCCCGCCTGCCTGAAAACATTCATATCCGGCCTGCCTCCATCTCGCTTTCCCAGGCTGCCGGTTCGCTTGAGTCCTATTTGATCCGCAGACTCGCGGAAATGGATTACGGCTGGGCGGAGCAAGCCAGAGAACGCCTGAAAGAGGAGCTTGCGGTCATCGACATATATTATGAGGATCTGCTCAAAGAACCTGATGAAGAAAAGCTGGTCTCTATCCGCGAACAATACGCCAGCAGACGGAGCGAAACGACATGGCAATACGAACCCAAGGTCCATTTGTCCGCCATAACTTGCGGTCTGTTTCATTTGCGGTCCACCTGGCGCGGGTCAAAAAAATAACAGACCCGTTTGATTCGCCCAAATCACGTACAATCAGGCATTTTCCGGGCAGATCCGATCCGCCATTTTTTTGATTGCGCCCCGCTAGAGGCATTTAGACTTCCCTCGCTAAAAGAAGGCAAAAATAGAACCGTGCAAACGAATGGGCGGGCGACAACTTGCAACAGCCTTTTTATGGCTTGTCCCATACAATTAGGAAAACAATGGTAAATAGGAAAGGTGAATGAAATGAACAAGACACTTCTCTCCTTGACCAAAAAAGCGGCAGCCCTGCTTCTTATTGTCCAATGCCTGATGCCAGCAGGAGCATTACATGCCAAAACATCCGCAAATACCAAGGCAGACAAACCAGGCGTTTCGATAAATACAGCTACTTTAAAAAATATGGTTTTCAGCCGGCAGCTCGCAGCCATTCCGTCTTCTCTGCAAAGCTTCACGAAAGACGTGGTGAATGAACTGTCCTTACAGGAATCTTTCGGACAATGGAAAAATGCAAGCATCTCCTATCAGCCGCTTGGTCCGGGTACGCACAGTTGGCTGGCTACGGTCAGCCAAAACGGCAAGCCGATCGGCTACCTGATTTTGACCTCAACCGATGATGGAAATTACATGCTGAGCGAATACGGCCGGGATGAATCCATGCCTTATAATACGCAGGCGCTGTACAGCCGATTAAAGCAGCTTGGCATTCTGCAAGCCGGTTCCAAGCTGCCGGCAGGGGTAAGCATCGAAGCGCGGTATTCCGCTTTGCTTCCGGTATGGGAAATTTCCCAACCGGGCAAAAAGGCGATCTACCTACACGGCATCACTGCCGAAGAACTGCCGCTTCAAACCGCGAGTGATGCCAAGGCCGCCGGCGGTTTAACGCCGCATCCGGGCATCCGTGTCGCCGGTACGATGATCCCCGTCCCGCAGCGGATTACCGATCCTTATGACAATCTGATGTGGCTTGCCTCACCCAAGTTATCCTTGAAACAAAACGGCGATCTGATGCAAGCCGTAACTAAGGGAAGGAACAGCCTTGTGTTCACATCCCCGGGACGCAACGCCGATTATGGCGCGCCATTTGCTATTACCGGTATCCATGCCTGGTCTGCCGACGGCAGTGAAAGCGAAATTTTGTACGCTGCTTCCGGTAAAAACGGCAGCCGCTTTTTGCCCGCATCCGAGCTCATCGGACACGGCGAGTTTCACAGCCTGAACTTATCCCAAATCTAAACACATATGCATGAGATGTTTCTAACCAACTCAAAAGACGCCCCGACCGATTGCCGGCCAAGGCGTCTTTTGCCTATTATTTTTGTTTTTTTCTTGAGGACTGCCGCTTCATCAGCGTTAACCCAAGCGGAATCATGCCAAACCATTTTTCCGACCATGGTTCCTTCGCTTTGTTCCTCCGCCGCTCTTCCTTGGGAGTTTCCATAAATGTTACGACGCGTTCCGTAATGTATTTAACAAGTTCGTCTCCGTTAGCCATTCACATTTACGCCCCTTCCGTATCTGTGATAGCAATAGCTTGCGCAAATCTGCAGCGTTTTAAACAGATCTTGTTTGAGACCGGAATGGAACTTTCAGGGGAAACATCATATCCGGATTCACTTTCGGTTTTATATGCATTTTTTTCCGTTATTTGCGCATTCTAACTATTGAGCATAACTTTATGGGACGGTTGGCTGTTTATTATGAACTTCAATTCCTGAAAGGGTGGCCTTGATATATGAACAAGTTTTCAAAGTTGTTGTTTTCCTCATTAATTACCGCTTCCCTGACCATTGCTTCTCCCCTGCAAGTCATGTCTTTGGCTGCTCCGGAGGAAGTCAAGGAACATCCTGCATTTCCACGCGACGTCATTATTATCGATGCCGGTCACGGCGGTGTTGACGGAGGTACTTCTTTTCAAAACATTTTGGAAAAGGACATCACTCTCGCCATCTCGCAAAAAGTTTTCATGCTTCTGCGCAGCAAAGGATATCATGCCATTCTTAACCGGACTGGCGATTATGCACTCAGCGACGACAATCACTGGCTGAAAAGCAGATCCAGACATCAAAAAGATTTGGCCCAGCGCAAAGAGCTGAGCCAGCAAATTCCAACACTCGTAGTCGTCAGTTTACATGTGAACTGGTCGCGTAATACCGCCAATCGCGGAGGTCTTGTCTTGTTTCAGAAAGAAGGACGGAGCGTCATGCTTGCCTTGGCTATTCAGGAGCAGCTTGATCAGCTGTACGGGCTCAAAGGTTCTATCAAGCATGGCCGGCCGTTTTATCTGCTCAATCAGGTAGCCGATCCTGCCGTGATCGTGGAAACCGGATTTCTGAGCAATGCCGAAGACCGGGCCATGCTGACAGATCGGAGGGGTCAGCTCAAAATCGCCAAGGCCATCGTAAACGGCATCAATTATTATTTGACGGCAATATAGGCACAGGCTGCCAGCCCCAGATATCCCGGACCATATCGCTGATGCCGACAAAGGTCACGCGCCCCTGCATGCTGGCAATACTCTTCTTCAGCGCTTCGGCCGTTTTTTTGCCCTGAGTCCCCACATGGCCGATGGTCACGCAATGATCATGTTTTTGGGCAAACTCCTCGACAGCCCTCAGTTGTTTGCTGATATGGCTTATCGTATGCTGATCGTCCAGGAAAATGTGGTTCGTAACAGGAGGCATGCCCATATTTACGGCGAGCTTGCCGACTATGGAATGGTAATTCGTTTTGCTGTCGACAAAAAACAGGCCCCTCTCCTGGCAAACTTTGAGAACTACGGACATAATCCGCTCATCGCCGGTTATTTTCGAGCCCATGTGATTGTTCATGCCAACGGCATAAGGAACATTGTCGATGGCTTCCTCCACTTTCCGGCGCACCTCTTCGTCGCTCATTTTCGACGTAATTGCGCCGGGGCCAAGCCATTTCGGGTTGCTGTGCTTTGGTTCCATCGGCATGTGGACAATGACATCGTAACCTTTTTTATGCGCTTTCTCGGCATCGCTTTGGGTTGTCGGGAGGAATGGCATAATGGCAACCGTCAGCTTGATCGGCATCGAAAGCATCTCTTCCGTTCCGCCCTGCCCGTTTCCAAAATCATCAATGATAATGGCTACCTTTTTTTCTTTTGTCGCAGCCGCTTGCGGATTCTGCTGAATTTCCCGCTTTCTCTCTTCAGGCGTAATCACGCTTTCACTATGCGTGGATGATGATTGTTCCGCAGACACAGGTAACGTCGGTATGATCCCGAGAAGCAAAGCCAGTCCTGCCGCCTTTACGCAATTAGGCCATTTATTTTTTTTCCAAAATTTCAAGACCTTCTTCCTCCTTCTTATTACGACGTGGTCTTTACCTCATTGTTTGAGAAAGCAGGAGGAAATATGTATTCATTTTTATCAAAGCAAAAGCCTGTAGAAATTCAGTCTCCAGCCATTATTTTGATAACAAAACTTGCCTGAAAGAAAAACTTTAAGGATTGACAACTGCGACAAGTTGTCGTATATTTTCATTGCGACAAGTTGTCGCAGTAATGATTGGAGATGCGTGCCAATGAAAAATCTAGGAAAACTGTCCGAAACAGAAATGGAGATCATGGAGGTGATATGGAAATCGGCTGCTCCCGTAACCGTTGCACAGCTTTTGAATATCTTCGACAACAAAGACTGGAAAACTTCGACTGTGTCGACCATACTGAAACGGCTGATTGAAAAAGGATTTCTGGCCAAATCTATGCACGGCAAGGTGAATTTTTACGAACCTACTTTGACATGGAGCGAATACAAGAAGTACGAGAACCAAACTTTTCTTCGCCGCCTATACAATGGCAAGATCAAAAACTTTATCGCTACATTGGTTGAAGATGATGACCTCAGTCAAGATGACATTGAGGAGTTAAAAGAGTGGTTCCATCGGAAGGATGGTGAGAGATGACGGTTTTTGCCTTGTCTCTCATCATGGCGTCATTCGTCGGGACGATCATTTGGATCGTGCAAACCAGTGTAAAGCCAATCACGCAAAAACTGTTTTCGCAAACATGGCACTATTACACCAGTTTTATTCCTGTGTTTTTTCTGCTTGGCGGTTCTGCGATCATCAATAGGCTCGGCCCGCTTATCTGTTCTATTTTGACCGATAGCAGTACAAGCCCGCCGGCGGGAAAGATGACGGAACCATTTATACACGTCCTGCCAATCGAACAAACAGCAAGTCATCGCTCATTTCTTAATCAACCGTTTATCAGTTTGTCGCGGCTGGAAAATCTTCAAGAAATCGTATTAACCGCCATCCTGATTTGGGCAGCGGGAACCATTGTCTTTATTGCCGTGAATGTAAAAAACTATCGGACTTTTAAGCGGTCGATCTTGCAAAACAGCCGCGTATGTGAGACGGTTGACTGCCCCGTCAAGGTAATCGTCAGCAGTCATGCAACAACACCCATGGTCATGGGGTTGTGGAAACCTTTTGTTGTTTTGCCGGATACCCCTTTGGACGAAAAAGAGCTCGACATGATAATCTCTCACGAGCTCGTTCATTTAAAGCGCGGCGATCTGGTGATGAAACTGATCATACTGGTTGTTAACGCGATTCACTGGTTTAATCCGGCGGCCTATGTTCTCAACAAACAGTTGAATACGCTTTGTGAACTCTCCTGCGACGAAAAAGTCGTTCGGGACATGGATATGGAAAGCCGCAGATTATACGGTGAAACACTGTTAAAAATGCTGGAGTATGGCGTTATGAAGAGAAATGTGGTTTGCACCAGCAGCTTATGCACTCCGAAAAAAAACATGAAAAGGAGACTCGTAAACCTGATGGGTGTGAAGAAACTGAATAAGTTTATTATCATGATGTCTCTTGTCTCAACAATCTCAATGGTTGGAATCGGCGGACTTGTTGCGTCTGCAGCCGAATCGGCAGTGCCGCCCAAAATCCCGACTGATAAAAAACCTCAGGGCCGCAATGTTTACGTTCAAATGGCGGACGGAACGGTCCTCTATTACGATAAAGATGGAAATGTAACCGAGGCGCCCGAAATGAGAAAAAGTTTAACGCCGCCGGATTATACAACTGAGGAAGTTGTAGAAATTATGAAACAATTGATTAACGATCATTCTTCCGTACCTTACAATTCTTCCATACCTATAGAACTTTTCATACCTCAACATTTTGTCGATCAACTGCCGCAAAAATATTTGGACGAGATCAATAAGACTTATGGCTTGGAACTTAAAAAGACGGAAAGTTTCACCACCGAGGAGATTGTAGCGCTTACGAAAAAAGGAATTGAGAAAAACACCGTACCTCAAGCCTATGTCGACGCACTCCCGCAAAAAGAATTGGATGCGATCAACAAGACTTACGGCTGGGAACTGAAAAAGTCAAATTAAGAATCAGACATATCTGGGAGATGATGATTTTGTTGCAAACAAAATGGAAACTTGCGACGATATTCACCCTGCTTCTTATCCTGTTGATCGGAAATACGGCATATGCAAGGAATCCGGATGATAATTTCTTTTGGTCGGATGTTGTTCCCATGCCTTCCTGTTCCACAAGCCCAAGCCGAGACGGCGGTTTGGTCATCGATGGAAAGAAAGTAAAAGTAGAACTTCCCACTTGTGAAGAAGCGAAGAAAAACCGTGTCATAGTCCTCGTAAATGGGCAATATCTGCATACCGTATTCGGAAGCGGAGCGGAGCCGTTTATCGAGAATGGTTGGACCATGATTCCTTTAAAAGCACTGGCGGACGCATTCGGGTTTGAAGTTGGATGGGAACAAAGCCAAGAGAAAATTACGCTGAAGAAAGATAACAAAAATATCATTATGCATATTGGAAAATCCGAGATGCTTGTCGACGGCAAAAACGTAAATCTCGGCAAGGCTGCGCCTACGATTAAAAACAATGTGACCTTCCTGCCTGTCAGACAGCTTGCTGAAATTCTTGGCGTTAAAGTCGACTGGAATGGAAACACAAGAACCGCAACGTTTACGGATTCTAAATAGTTATTGCACGAATTGTTCACCTCTGCCCCGGACAATCCGATTTTCAGGGTAGAGTTCTTGAATCAAACAATATACGTATGCAGAATATTCCATGAGGAAGGCTGTGATCCACTCCTTATATCGCTAACAGGGTGGCTCACAGCCAAAAATCTATCTGTCCTCATTTTTATTATCTTAGCACGACTGTCTGCTTTTGCTCGGATGCCTGATAAGCCGCCAGCGCCACCTCAGTTGCCCGCAAACCGTCGAGACCTGTTGCTAGTGTGCCTTTTCCGCTGCGGATACTTTCGATGAAATCCTGCATAAGTCCCGCGTCCATGTTGTCCCCCCAAGGGTCCCATTTCACCCCATCAGCTTCGCTGTATACATTCACTTTCTGCCCGAATGCGTCCACATGCAGAACACCGTCCGTCCCTATGATTTCCATGGTCACATCGCCCCAGGTCGGATAAATTTTCGTGCGCGACCAACTGCAATCGATCGTAGCAAAGACGCCGTTGTCAAACTCCAAGGTCACGATACCGCAATCATCAATCGGGTCGTCGGAAAAACGGCTGTCATATTCCGCATATACTTCTTGAACCTCAGCCCCCATCAACCACCTCATCACATCGACCAGATGCACGGTATGATCCATCACCGCTCCTCCGCCGGATAATGAGGGATCCGTGAACCAGCCGCCCGGAATATACCCGTGGTTGGTGCCTTTAATCGCGAGGATGGCGCCGATTTGACCGGAATCGATCGCCTTCTTTGCAGCTGCGACCGGGGTGCAGAATCGAACCGGAAAAGCCGTACGGAGATAGACGTCATTCTTTTCACATACTTCGATCATCTCCTGCATGTCCTTCAGGTTGGTGGCCAGCGGCTTTTCGCACAGCACATGTTTGCCTGCGCGAGCCGCGGCTAGAACATGCTCATGATGCTTCACGTTTTCCGATGTCACGACGACGGCATCTACATCCTGTTCCAGCAGCTGCTGATAGTCCGAAAACAAAGGGATATTGAGCTGTTTGAAATGCTCGGCCCACTGTTCCCTTCTTGCCCGATCCTCATCGGCGACACCAACGATCTGCACATCCTTCATATCAAGCATAACCTCGATATATGTAAGCGCATGCATATGCGCCAAACTGATAATACCAATTTTCATGGATCGTCCCTCCCCTGTTTAATTGCTCAACGCCGGCAGCGCATGTTCGCCCAAAGTCACCGGTTGCCCTGTTTCCATGGATTGAATCGCGGCAAGCACGATTTCGACTGCTTTGTAGCCATCCTCAGCCGTTACCTTCGGTGTGGAGCCGTCTTCAAGGCACCCGATAAAATGCTGCAATTCACGGGCATAAGGGGTTTGCACGAGCGGACTTTCCGGCACATAGACACCCGTTGCAGTCACCGCCGCCTGGCGCCGGGTCAAGGCAAACGACGTATCCTTGTTGCTGTCAAAATCAATGATTCCGCCCGAACCCGCAAACTCATATTTAGTCGTGAAGCCTTCATGCGCCCAAGAACCCTCTACGTGTGCGATCACGCCGTTCTTAAAGCGGAGCGTGACAAGCCCATAATCCATCCTGCCGTTGGCGTGTTTTGTCCGCCCATGCAAACTTTTGGCATAAACACGTTCCACATCGCCGAAGCACCAGCGAAGGAAATCGATATCGTGGATGGACAAGTCCATGACTACGCCGCCGCTCTGTGCAAAATCCGCATACCAATCATTCCACCCGATCGGCATCTGGCCGGCCCGCGTCATGCGGACAACCCCCACTTGTCCGATCGCCCCGTTGTCCAGATGGGATTTTGCTTTTTCGTATTCCGGAAAAAACCGCACGACATGTCCGACAAACAATTGAACCTGCCGGGATTCGCAATATTCGATCATTTCCCTGGCATCCTTTAAATTTCCGGCAAGCGGCTTTTCGCAAATGACATGTTTTCCTTGTTCCGCTGCTTTCAGCACAAATTCCTTATGCAGAAAAGTAGGCACGCAAACGTCTACGATATCGACACGCTCCAACGACTGAAGAGCTTCCTCGATAGTGGCAAACGCCCGGGCGCCGGCATGCTGCGCAAGCTGCTCTGCCTTATCCAGCTGAATATCGACGATACCGACGAGTTTGGCCTGGTCAAGACCAAGGTAAGAAAAGGTATGGGCGCCTCCCATCGTGCCGGCACCAATCAATAAAATATGCTGCACTCGTCATTCCTCCTTGTTATAAGTCGTTACTGCTTTATTTATTGGTTATTGGCCCATCCGTCCAATCGCTTCATGCTCTTCGACAAGCTCAGTGCTTATTCCTGCCGATCTTTTCAATATCAGCTTCGAAAGCGGAGTGTTCGAAGGACGCAAAACAGACCGGACTCTTCCGCCTTCGCTTTTTGGGCGTGCTCTTCCCCGGCATGAAGCGAAAGACCCTCTTCCGCCAACCTTTTTTAAGCATGACAAAAGCACCTTCCATGACACCCCTCAGGAAAATTTATCGCGAATGGGAATAAACAGAGACGAGTTGGCATGTTTATAGAATGATAGGGTTCACACCGATGGCGGCCTCTCTTTTCGTTTCATCGTTTTGCCGCCGGTCAGGTGAACCACTATATCAAAGAGAGGGGTACGCTATGCGAAAGAAACGCAAATCCATACTGGCCGTGCTAATCATATTG
Encoded proteins:
- a CDS encoding DEAD/DEAH box helicase, with product MNNSPTPSGQALDLPVPLHIDRSWLEELSSRLDKGGPWGDWKLAQLAIQGEEARLVTSFDELQCLKHLYGLSPLPHQVDTARRVLFEMSGRAILADEVGLGKTIEAGLILKEYIIRGLVSKVLILVPASLVLQWVRELNSKFGIPAVAQKKAYTWHSDIVVASIDTAKRDPHKDFLLEQEYDMLIIDEAHKLKNKKTTNYQFIQKLRKKYCLLLTATPVQNDMTELFNLITLLKPGQLGRQGDFATNFVVGKRQPKNQEQLKDELAKVMIRNRRGEGPVHFTKRHVSNVSLQLSPEEQALYDGVTNFVKEQYQASGGNLSSMLSLVTLQREVCSSRDAVFLTLVNLSKKIPDESPLTAKVWELVNAIKAIQANTKAEKTIELIRQMDDKVIVFTEYRATQEYLLQYFQKHGLICVPYRGGMNRGKKDWMMDLFKGRAQVMIATEAGGEGINLQFCHHMINFDLPWNPMRVEQRIGRVHRLGQQNDVKIYNLSTTGTIEEHILHLLHEKINMFEMVIGGLDVILERFEKKESFEKSLYKLFLESESNEEIRQKVDTLGQTLGQIKQQVDYESENIKEEEA
- a CDS encoding YqhG family protein, which produces MALSTQQVREHMLTYLEGTGCQIIETSPHHVTVKLSPQADRQLTNRPYYWGFVDRTGAEAETLSFTFVFDPEQYDQNEQKRAADPADKLLSRYYGAAPVLPQIGPGRIQREDVTYGSSRLQQIWNAARQEGFCLYLFEQPPSLQRETLFSAAYEPWLGVCFKAEMSCDVKKEELHFIGISLVTGQIITPFPDRLRGVTLSPRLPENIHIRPASISLSQAAGSLESYLIRRLAEMDYGWAEQARERLKEELAVIDIYYEDLLKEPDEEKLVSIREQYASRRSETTWQYEPKVHLSAITCGLFHLRSTWRGSKK
- a CDS encoding YqzE family protein, which gives rise to MANGDELVKYITERVVTFMETPKEERRRNKAKEPWSEKWFGMIPLGLTLMKRQSSRKKQK
- a CDS encoding N-acetylmuramoyl-L-alanine amidase; translated protein: MNKFSKLLFSSLITASLTIASPLQVMSLAAPEEVKEHPAFPRDVIIIDAGHGGVDGGTSFQNILEKDITLAISQKVFMLLRSKGYHAILNRTGDYALSDDNHWLKSRSRHQKDLAQRKELSQQIPTLVVVSLHVNWSRNTANRGGLVLFQKEGRSVMLALAIQEQLDQLYGLKGSIKHGRPFYLLNQVADPAVIVETGFLSNAEDRAMLTDRRGQLKIAKAIVNGINYYLTAI
- a CDS encoding divergent polysaccharide deacetylase family protein — its product is MKFWKKNKWPNCVKAAGLALLLGIIPTLPVSAEQSSSTHSESVITPEERKREIQQNPQAAATKEKKVAIIIDDFGNGQGGTEEMLSMPIKLTVAIMPFLPTTQSDAEKAHKKGYDVIVHMPMEPKHSNPKWLGPGAITSKMSDEEVRRKVEEAIDNVPYAVGMNNHMGSKITGDERIMSVVLKVCQERGLFFVDSKTNYHSIVGKLAVNMGMPPVTNHIFLDDQHTISHISKQLRAVEEFAQKHDHCVTIGHVGTQGKKTAEALKKSIASMQGRVTFVGISDMVRDIWGWQPVPILPSNNN
- a CDS encoding BlaI/MecI/CopY family transcriptional regulator, translating into MKNLGKLSETEMEIMEVIWKSAAPVTVAQLLNIFDNKDWKTSTVSTILKRLIEKGFLAKSMHGKVNFYEPTLTWSEYKKYENQTFLRRLYNGKIKNFIATLVEDDDLSQDDIEELKEWFHRKDGER
- a CDS encoding M56 family metallopeptidase, producing the protein MTVFALSLIMASFVGTIIWIVQTSVKPITQKLFSQTWHYYTSFIPVFFLLGGSAIINRLGPLICSILTDSSTSPPAGKMTEPFIHVLPIEQTASHRSFLNQPFISLSRLENLQEIVLTAILIWAAGTIVFIAVNVKNYRTFKRSILQNSRVCETVDCPVKVIVSSHATTPMVMGLWKPFVVLPDTPLDEKELDMIISHELVHLKRGDLVMKLIILVVNAIHWFNPAAYVLNKQLNTLCELSCDEKVVRDMDMESRRLYGETLLKMLEYGVMKRNVVCTSSLCTPKKNMKRRLVNLMGVKKLNKFIIMMSLVSTISMVGIGGLVASAAESAVPPKIPTDKKPQGRNVYVQMADGTVLYYDKDGNVTEAPEMRKSLTPPDYTTEEVVEIMKQLINDHSSVPYNSSIPIELFIPQHFVDQLPQKYLDEINKTYGLELKKTESFTTEEIVALTKKGIEKNTVPQAYVDALPQKELDAINKTYGWELKKSN
- a CDS encoding stalk domain-containing protein; this encodes MLQTKWKLATIFTLLLILLIGNTAYARNPDDNFFWSDVVPMPSCSTSPSRDGGLVIDGKKVKVELPTCEEAKKNRVIVLVNGQYLHTVFGSGAEPFIENGWTMIPLKALADAFGFEVGWEQSQEKITLKKDNKNIIMHIGKSEMLVDGKNVNLGKAAPTIKNNVTFLPVRQLAEILGVKVDWNGNTRTATFTDSK
- a CDS encoding Gfo/Idh/MocA family protein produces the protein MKIGIISLAHMHALTYIEVMLDMKDVQIVGVADEDRARREQWAEHFKQLNIPLFSDYQQLLEQDVDAVVVTSENVKHHEHVLAAARAGKHVLCEKPLATNLKDMQEMIEVCEKNDVYLRTAFPVRFCTPVAAAKKAIDSGQIGAILAIKGTNHGYIPGGWFTDPSLSGGGAVMDHTVHLVDVMRWLMGAEVQEVYAEYDSRFSDDPIDDCGIVTLEFDNGVFATIDCSWSRTKIYPTWGDVTMEIIGTDGVLHVDAFGQKVNVYSEADGVKWDPWGDNMDAGLMQDFIESIRSGKGTLATGLDGLRATEVALAAYQASEQKQTVVLR
- a CDS encoding Gfo/Idh/MocA family protein; this encodes MQHILLIGAGTMGGAHTFSYLGLDQAKLVGIVDIQLDKAEQLAQHAGARAFATIEEALQSLERVDIVDVCVPTFLHKEFVLKAAEQGKHVICEKPLAGNLKDAREMIEYCESRQVQLFVGHVVRFFPEYEKAKSHLDNGAIGQVGVVRMTRAGQMPIGWNDWYADFAQSGGVVMDLSIHDIDFLRWCFGDVERVYAKSLHGRTKHANGRMDYGLVTLRFKNGVIAHVEGSWAHEGFTTKYEFAGSGGIIDFDSNKDTSFALTRRQAAVTATGVYVPESPLVQTPYARELQHFIGCLEDGSTPKVTAEDGYKAVEIVLAAIQSMETGQPVTLGEHALPALSN